The Saccharolobus shibatae B12 genomic interval AACCTTCTGTTAAGTTAGATTTATAATGCTTGAGTGATAGGTGAAATAGCAATTAGCGGGGATTAAGAATGGGTCATCGAAAGTTAGCCTCACCTAGACGTGGATCAGCTGGTCTTAGACCTAGGAAAAGATCATCTGAGTTATTACCAACACCTAGAACATGGCCACAAATAAATTCGCCGAATCCAAAATTGTTGGGCTTTGTGGGATATAAGGTTGGCATGTCGCATGTTTTTATGATTGATGATTGGCCTAACTCTCCTACTAATGGTAAAGAGATATATATGCCAGTTACAGTTCTAGAAGTACCTCCAATTATACCGTTGGCTTTGAGAGCTTATGCAGTGGATGGTAAAGGCGAACCAAACGTAATAACAGAATATTGGTCTCCCTCTTCTTTACAGTTCTTGGATATTACGAGAAGAATTCATTCTCTTTCATCCTTTTTGAAAAATGATGAAAGTAAAAAGAAGTTTGAGGAAAATTTTGGTAGTAAGTTAGATCTTATCAAATCTAACCTAGATAGAATAGTCTACTTTAGACTCTTGGTAGCTACACAACCTAGGAAGATACCATCATTAGGTAAAAAAGTGCCAGATTTAGTAGAGATCCAGATAGGTGGAGGAGAAAAGAAAGCACAACTAGATTATGCACTAAACGTTTTAGGAAAAGAAATTTCAATTAAAGACGTTTTCAAGGAGGGTCAACTAATAGATGTGATAGGAGTTACTAAGGGCAAAGGTTTCGCTGGTGTGATAAAAAGGTACAGTGTAGTAGAATTACCTAGATGGCATAAGCATAGAAAAGGAAGTAGGAAAATAGGTACTAGAGGTCCGTCTTTAGGGACACCTAGCTATACACCTCAGCCGGGTCAGCTAGGTTTTCACAGAAGAACAGAATATAATAAGAGAATTATAAAAATTGGTGATGATCCTAAGGAGATAAATCCTGCAGGTGGCTTTGTAAGGTACGGAATAGTTAGGAACACGTATATTTTGTTGG includes:
- a CDS encoding 50S ribosomal protein L3, producing MGHRKLASPRRGSAGLRPRKRSSELLPTPRTWPQINSPNPKLLGFVGYKVGMSHVFMIDDWPNSPTNGKEIYMPVTVLEVPPIIPLALRAYAVDGKGEPNVITEYWSPSSLQFLDITRRIHSLSSFLKNDESKKKFEENFGSKLDLIKSNLDRIVYFRLLVATQPRKIPSLGKKVPDLVEIQIGGGEKKAQLDYALNVLGKEISIKDVFKEGQLIDVIGVTKGKGFAGVIKRYSVVELPRWHKHRKGSRKIGTRGPSLGTPSYTPQPGQLGFHRRTEYNKRIIKIGDDPKEINPAGGFVRYGIVRNTYILLEGSILGSKKRPIFLREAVRPSYVFENAPKITYVNLLSQQG